One stretch of Candidatus Bathyarchaeia archaeon DNA includes these proteins:
- a CDS encoding ribosomal protein L13e encodes MHHIKPMVTCQTGKERLGKGFSPDEVRDAGLNPASARKLGIPIDWKRKSIHEENITCLKAHADKLPAKTQKSKN; translated from the coding sequence ATGCACCACATCAAACCTATGGTTACCTGCCAAACAGGCAAAGAACGGCTTGGCAAAGGCTTTAGCCCCGACGAAGTGCGAGACGCAGGCTTAAACCCTGCCAGCGCACGCAAACTCGGCATACCCATCGATTGGAAACGCAAAAGCATCCACGAAGAAAACATCACTTGTCTCAAAGCCCACGCCGACAAACTGCCCGCAAAAACGCAAAAATCTAAAAACTAG
- a CDS encoding Rpp14/Pop5 family protein, translating into MKLEVDSMPSEREFMDAVWGAVTRLYGEYGASLANLVLIHLDCEDKFVVLRANLSALDSVRAALATVTSICGQDAAVHVLAVSGTIKALCSNLRQ; encoded by the coding sequence TTGAAGTTGGAGGTGGATTCGATGCCCAGCGAACGAGAGTTTATGGATGCAGTTTGGGGCGCAGTAACAAGGCTATATGGAGAGTATGGCGCGAGCCTTGCAAATTTGGTGCTGATACATCTGGATTGCGAGGACAAGTTTGTGGTTTTGCGCGCGAACTTGAGCGCATTGGATAGTGTGCGGGCAGCATTGGCTACGGTGACGTCAATTTGTGGGCAGGATGCTGCGGTTCATGTTTTGGCGGTTTCGGGCACAATTAAGGCGCTGTGTTCAAATTTGAGGCAGTAA
- a CDS encoding dihydrolipoyl dehydrogenase — protein sequence MERFDVLVVGTGSGMLIASVAVESGFRVAVVDNGPMGGTCINRGCVPSKMLIYPADVATTIRQANKIGVNATINSIDFGNIMSRMHKLVKEDTGMQAQAVEATPEMKWYKGTGEFTGDYTFQVNGENLRADKIFIVSGTRVKIPPIKGLDTVDYLTSDTVLELKQPPRSIIILGGGYIGAEYGHFFSGIGVKTTLIQRPQTLLKTEEPEVSDLLKLELQKRIDIYTGHEAVEVKQEADQKVVVAKNLADGSQKEFRADALMVATGRAPNSDLLKPERTGVKVDERGFIKVNEYLETGKKNIWALGDAIGKYMFKHVANYEAGIAWHNSVHGHRAAVDYSAVPHAVFCEPQVASVGLKEAEAKQQGFKILVGTALYKDTAMGAAMGEPNGFVKVIVEQKTGRILGAHIIGPEASVLIQEVINAMNTADRTYAPIIQSMHIHPAMNEVMQNAFGNLQPA from the coding sequence TTGGAACGTTTTGATGTACTTGTAGTTGGCACGGGCAGTGGCATGCTCATCGCGTCAGTGGCGGTAGAAAGTGGTTTTCGCGTCGCCGTCGTCGACAACGGTCCCATGGGAGGCACCTGCATAAACCGCGGCTGCGTCCCCTCAAAAATGCTCATCTACCCCGCCGACGTCGCAACCACAATTCGGCAAGCAAACAAAATCGGCGTAAACGCCACCATAAACAGCATCGATTTTGGCAACATCATGAGCCGCATGCACAAACTCGTCAAAGAAGACACAGGCATGCAAGCCCAAGCTGTGGAAGCTACACCCGAAATGAAATGGTACAAGGGAACAGGCGAATTCACAGGGGACTACACGTTCCAAGTCAACGGCGAAAACCTACGAGCCGACAAGATCTTCATTGTCAGCGGCACCCGCGTCAAAATCCCCCCCATCAAAGGCTTAGACACCGTAGACTACCTCACAAGCGACACCGTGCTGGAGCTAAAGCAGCCCCCGAGAAGCATCATTATTCTGGGCGGAGGCTACATCGGCGCCGAATACGGGCACTTCTTTTCAGGCATAGGCGTCAAAACCACCCTCATCCAACGCCCCCAAACGCTGCTGAAAACTGAGGAGCCCGAAGTCAGCGACCTGCTAAAACTGGAACTGCAAAAACGCATCGACATATACACAGGACACGAGGCTGTGGAGGTTAAGCAGGAAGCAGACCAGAAGGTCGTGGTGGCAAAGAACCTCGCCGACGGCTCCCAAAAAGAGTTCAGGGCGGATGCGTTGATGGTTGCGACTGGCAGGGCACCCAACTCGGACCTGCTTAAACCTGAACGGACGGGCGTAAAAGTGGATGAGCGGGGCTTTATCAAAGTCAACGAGTACCTTGAGACGGGAAAGAAGAACATTTGGGCGTTAGGCGACGCCATCGGCAAGTACATGTTTAAGCACGTCGCCAACTACGAGGCGGGCATCGCGTGGCACAACTCGGTTCACGGTCACAGGGCAGCAGTTGATTACTCGGCAGTGCCGCATGCGGTTTTCTGCGAGCCGCAAGTGGCGTCGGTTGGGCTAAAAGAAGCCGAAGCCAAACAGCAGGGATTCAAAATTTTGGTGGGAACCGCACTCTACAAGGACACAGCCATGGGCGCCGCGATGGGTGAGCCAAATGGGTTTGTGAAGGTAATTGTGGAGCAGAAAACGGGCAGAATCTTAGGTGCCCACATCATCGGACCCGAAGCGTCAGTGCTGATTCAAGAAGTCATTAACGCCATGAACACCGCCGACCGCACCTACGCACCCATCATTCAGTCCATGCACATCCACCCCGCCATGAACGAAGTAATGCAAAACGCATTCGGAAACCTACAACCCGCCTAA
- a CDS encoding rubrerythrin family protein: MTKTNENLKSAFAGESQANRRYLAFAQKAEEEGFAQAAKLFRAAAEAETIHALNHLRITDEVQSTLDNLNAAVSGETFEFTKMYPQYIEEAKREENKQAAWSFDVANKVEQVHAMLYQKAIDALKAKQEMPKVDYYVCSVCGNTVEGEAPEVCPICGAPKSKFFKTA, encoded by the coding sequence ATGACTAAAACAAACGAAAACCTCAAGTCTGCCTTCGCAGGCGAATCACAAGCCAACCGACGGTACTTAGCGTTTGCCCAGAAAGCTGAAGAAGAAGGTTTCGCGCAGGCAGCCAAGCTTTTCCGAGCCGCAGCTGAGGCAGAAACTATTCACGCACTTAATCACCTACGCATAACAGACGAAGTGCAGTCTACGCTGGACAACCTGAACGCGGCGGTGAGCGGCGAAACATTCGAGTTTACCAAAATGTACCCACAATACATTGAGGAAGCAAAGCGGGAGGAGAACAAGCAGGCCGCTTGGAGCTTTGACGTAGCCAACAAGGTGGAGCAGGTGCATGCTATGCTGTATCAGAAAGCAATTGATGCGTTGAAGGCGAAGCAGGAAATGCCCAAAGTCGACTACTATGTCTGTAGCGTTTGCGGAAACACTGTTGAAGGCGAAGCACCCGAAGTATGTCCTATCTGTGGGGCCCCGAAGTCAAAATTCTTCAAGACCGCCTAA
- a CDS encoding DUF2341 domain-containing protein, translated as MRFTGDDGVTLLNYWVDSVSVGSFATFWVKIAGDLSLANQTIYIYYGNPNALTTSNQFTADVMQLREQQVNPSYAPDLWFYGGTTAYLFSTTEGLGFGWAFFSVPKSWINGKYLRWCWEGYWDYTDYQYEWSVRIYDGAYKRTSSADFPVQDSPALKGAGLLQHYDRTANRSFGPETAEFLVNVDSAQCDSVTVFLLLRDGWIAHWMVGMWDFVEINSGSGGSGNIARVDFTQSLGLIEYWGYGDYGLMRKYVSPEPIHGSWGAEERMVAAAPVYVSTYDQGYESNLASAIAASSIAGSFGQQSTVYAYAPNEYGGSTAKARVYQNASFYEATCAYVTVFHYGHYNFTSLPDVPGVPQTKHWGYYDSLGDSVWDTELFCSTSLGKHYFVFLWTCVLAEELGYWDSVSGTGAVGLPYAWTHHGEEYGWTIDGYANDSPNDYCFISFLNHSRWLNGTIPGTAYTYTDFLMKFYQEALQEGSSINDALNLASAYVLGNPTKKFSDMDLYTGYEVYDPEHPLEGGELWKCKMLVLGNGDMVLPQGG; from the coding sequence ATACGGTTTACAGGTGACGATGGTGTGACCTTACTGAACTATTGGGTGGATTCTGTCAGTGTTGGAAGTTTTGCTACTTTCTGGGTTAAGATTGCTGGTGACTTATCTTTGGCTAATCAAACGATATACATCTACTATGGCAACCCAAATGCTCTAACTACTAGTAATCAGTTTACTGCAGACGTCATGCAATTGCGAGAGCAGCAAGTTAATCCTAGTTATGCTCCTGACCTTTGGTTTTATGGTGGCACCACTGCATATCTGTTTTCGACTACTGAAGGTCTTGGTTTTGGGTGGGCATTCTTTTCAGTTCCTAAGTCATGGATTAACGGCAAGTATCTGCGTTGGTGCTGGGAGGGTTATTGGGATTATACAGATTATCAGTATGAGTGGTCGGTTAGAATTTATGATGGTGCTTACAAGAGAACTTCGTCGGCGGATTTTCCGGTTCAAGATAGTCCCGCCTTAAAGGGTGCGGGGCTTTTGCAGCATTATGACCGGACGGCTAACCGTTCTTTTGGTCCAGAGACTGCTGAGTTTTTGGTTAATGTGGACTCTGCTCAGTGTGATAGCGTTACGGTTTTCTTGTTGTTGCGAGATGGTTGGATTGCGCATTGGATGGTTGGTATGTGGGATTTTGTGGAGATTAATTCGGGGAGTGGGGGCTCTGGAAACATTGCCAGGGTAGATTTTACACAGTCTTTAGGATTGATAGAGTATTGGGGTTATGGCGATTATGGGTTAATGAGAAAATACGTATCTCCTGAACCTATCCATGGCAGTTGGGGTGCTGAGGAGAGAATGGTTGCGGCTGCTCCTGTGTATGTTTCTACTTATGATCAGGGCTATGAGTCGAATCTTGCTTCCGCAATAGCTGCTTCTAGCATTGCTGGTTCTTTCGGGCAGCAATCAACTGTATATGCCTATGCGCCAAACGAGTATGGAGGGAGCACCGCAAAGGCACGTGTTTATCAAAATGCCAGTTTTTATGAGGCAACTTGTGCCTATGTAACAGTATTCCATTATGGGCATTATAACTTCACTAGTTTACCTGACGTGCCTGGGGTGCCTCAAACAAAGCACTGGGGCTACTACGATAGTCTCGGTGACTCTGTTTGGGATACTGAGTTGTTTTGTTCGACTTCTTTAGGAAAGCATTATTTTGTTTTTCTTTGGACTTGTGTGTTGGCAGAAGAGTTGGGTTATTGGGATTCAGTTAGTGGTACTGGTGCGGTTGGGCTGCCTTATGCTTGGACGCATCATGGTGAAGAATATGGGTGGACCATTGATGGCTATGCCAATGATTCACCGAATGACTATTGTTTCATAAGCTTCCTCAACCACTCAAGATGGCTAAACGGAACAATCCCGGGAACAGCCTACACCTATACTGACTTCCTCATGAAATTCTACCAAGAAGCCCTACAAGAGGGCAGTTCAATAAATGATGCGCTTAACTTGGCATCAGCATATGTTTTAGGAAACCCAACGAAGAAATTCAGCGATATGGACCTCTATACAGGGTATGAAGTTTATGATCCTGAGCATCCACTTGAAGGTGGAGAGCTCTGGAAGTGTAAAATGCTTGTTTTAGGTAATGGAGATATGGTTTTGCCCCAAGGAGGATGA
- a CDS encoding ferredoxin family protein, with amino-acid sequence MPIDPDFQTKRKVIGEHNGHQVWSPSESGKLGIHGTNVAVDWDVCVGDGVCVDVCPVSLYDWAQTPDGQKRSDPVRQPDCIQCLACETQCPTQAIKITPP; translated from the coding sequence TTGCCGATAGATCCTGATTTTCAAACCAAACGCAAAGTTATAGGCGAACACAATGGGCATCAAGTTTGGAGCCCCAGCGAATCGGGTAAACTGGGTATCCACGGGACCAACGTGGCGGTGGATTGGGATGTCTGTGTCGGCGACGGCGTATGCGTCGATGTCTGCCCCGTATCCCTCTACGACTGGGCTCAAACTCCTGACGGACAGAAACGCTCCGACCCCGTAAGGCAACCTGACTGCATCCAATGCTTAGCCTGCGAAACCCAGTGTCCCACGCAAGCCATCAAAATAACGCCCCCATAA
- a CDS encoding superoxide dismutase codes for MSKAEGVRSFSLPKLQYDYNALSPFLSEEQLKLHHSKHHQAYVNGANALFEKLDEAREDNVEIDLKAALKELSFHIGGHMLHSTFWDCMAPAGRGGGRPNGTIADLIDKEFGGFERFKREFSKAANGVEGSGWAVLAMQECVARPLIMQVEKHNVNVYPGFRIVLALDVWEHAYYLDYKNDRARFVDGFWNVVNWDYANKICALIK; via the coding sequence ATGAGTAAAGCCGAAGGAGTCAGGTCGTTTAGTTTACCCAAACTGCAATACGACTACAACGCCCTCTCGCCTTTTCTGTCCGAGGAGCAGCTGAAGCTTCACCACAGCAAACACCATCAAGCATACGTGAACGGCGCCAACGCTCTTTTTGAGAAGCTGGATGAAGCCCGAGAAGACAACGTGGAAATTGACTTAAAAGCCGCCCTCAAGGAGCTTTCGTTCCACATCGGCGGGCATATGCTGCACAGCACGTTTTGGGATTGCATGGCGCCTGCTGGGAGAGGCGGCGGCAGACCCAACGGCACAATCGCGGACCTTATTGACAAGGAGTTTGGCGGCTTTGAGCGCTTCAAAAGGGAGTTTTCAAAGGCAGCCAACGGCGTGGAGGGTTCAGGCTGGGCAGTTTTAGCCATGCAGGAATGCGTCGCTAGGCCCCTAATTATGCAGGTTGAGAAGCACAATGTCAATGTGTACCCGGGGTTCCGTATTGTGTTGGCGTTAGATGTTTGGGAACACGCCTACTACTTGGACTACAAAAACGACCGCGCCCGATTCGTTGACGGCTTTTGGAATGTTGTTAACTGGGACTACGCCAACAAAATCTGCGCGTTAATAAAATAA
- a CDS encoding RNase P subunit p30 family protein: protein MRRVFSDLHLRINCRDGTQTLKVAQKAAELGYKQIATPLAPETRPEQIRQLQATFGETGVDFVSRVDLRPRSQADLLSALRKLRRKFEVICVLCENKEVARQAAKDRRVDLLNFPLLDFKRRFFDFAEAELASSAQAGFEVDVKPLLVLEGPARVRLLSSLRREVAVALEYHVPVVACSGVSELLLMRRPREVALLLSLFGLQGEPALNTVSVNPAALVCRNREKLAEGFVAPGIRVVKQGADC from the coding sequence ATGAGACGCGTCTTCTCTGACCTGCATCTGCGCATCAACTGCCGCGACGGCACCCAAACCCTTAAAGTTGCCCAAAAAGCCGCAGAGTTAGGATACAAACAAATCGCAACACCGCTTGCGCCTGAAACTCGACCGGAACAAATCCGCCAACTCCAAGCCACATTCGGTGAGACGGGTGTGGATTTTGTTTCACGAGTAGATTTGCGTCCACGGTCGCAAGCTGACTTGTTGAGTGCGTTGCGGAAGCTGCGGCGAAAATTCGAAGTTATCTGCGTTTTGTGCGAAAACAAGGAAGTGGCACGGCAAGCCGCCAAAGACCGCAGAGTGGACTTGCTGAATTTTCCGCTGTTAGATTTTAAGCGACGGTTCTTTGACTTTGCCGAAGCAGAACTGGCTAGCTCAGCACAGGCGGGGTTTGAGGTGGATGTGAAACCGCTGTTGGTTTTGGAAGGGCCAGCGCGCGTGCGGTTGTTGTCGTCTTTGCGCAGGGAAGTTGCAGTGGCATTAGAGTACCACGTGCCTGTTGTGGCTTGTAGTGGAGTTTCGGAGTTGCTGCTTATGCGTCGACCCCGCGAAGTGGCCTTGCTTTTGTCGCTGTTTGGCTTGCAAGGTGAACCGGCACTGAATACTGTTTCAGTGAATCCTGCCGCGTTAGTTTGTCGAAACCGCGAAAAACTTGCCGAGGGGTTTGTGGCTCCGGGCATTCGGGTGGTTAAGCAGGGGGCTGATTGTTGA
- a CDS encoding RNA-binding domain-containing protein — translation MSSSSSKYPIAYVEIRVFSHATEDLKKVETAVRNTLPEALAEAAVLNKTNCVGHHGNPIVMVETKLSNRELLFSAIQKLGASLSALDKEQLDEELKSHIDKHNLFLRLDKQNAALGTVKLSPNDPIHFKIHFKNRTPDEITKICRQAGLLP, via the coding sequence TTGTCTTCCTCTTCTTCTAAGTACCCTATCGCTTACGTGGAAATTCGAGTTTTCAGCCACGCCACCGAAGACCTTAAAAAAGTGGAAACTGCCGTGCGCAACACCCTGCCCGAAGCGTTGGCTGAAGCGGCTGTCTTGAATAAGACTAACTGTGTTGGGCACCATGGAAACCCCATTGTGATGGTGGAAACCAAACTTTCCAACCGGGAACTGCTCTTCTCCGCGATTCAAAAACTGGGCGCGTCGCTTTCTGCGCTGGACAAGGAACAGTTGGATGAGGAACTGAAAAGCCACATCGATAAACACAACCTTTTCTTGCGTTTAGATAAGCAAAACGCAGCTTTAGGCACCGTGAAGCTTTCCCCTAACGACCCTATTCATTTCAAGATTCACTTCAAAAACCGCACTCCAGACGAAATCACCAAAATCTGCCGCCAAGCAGGACTCCTGCCATGA
- a CDS encoding 50S ribosomal protein L15e, whose translation MSYKYIAEEWAKPEKSFVEELMRQRLIQWRKEPTVNRVEHPLRLDRARKLGYKAKQGFIVARVKVRRGNLRKLRPVSGRRPKRMGVKQFKPAKSLRLIAEERAGRKFPNTEVLNSYWVGEDGRHKWFEVILVDVSHPAIKSDKDIKWITENQHTRRAFRGLTSAGKNVRGLHHKGIGSEKARPSRRYGHKGVHQ comes from the coding sequence ATGTCCTACAAGTACATAGCCGAAGAATGGGCAAAACCCGAAAAAAGCTTCGTTGAAGAACTCATGCGCCAACGCCTCATCCAATGGCGCAAAGAACCCACCGTAAACCGCGTGGAACACCCCCTTAGACTGGACCGAGCACGTAAACTCGGCTACAAAGCCAAACAAGGCTTCATAGTGGCACGCGTCAAAGTCCGCAGAGGTAACCTGCGCAAACTCCGCCCAGTCAGCGGACGCAGACCCAAACGCATGGGTGTTAAACAATTCAAACCCGCCAAAAGCCTCCGCTTAATCGCCGAGGAACGTGCAGGAAGAAAATTCCCCAACACCGAAGTTCTTAACAGTTACTGGGTTGGCGAAGACGGACGCCACAAATGGTTCGAAGTCATCCTCGTTGATGTTAGCCACCCCGCCATCAAATCCGACAAAGACATAAAATGGATAACCGAAAACCAACACACCCGCCGCGCCTTCCGAGGTTTAACCAGCGCTGGCAAAAACGTCCGTGGACTGCACCACAAGGGCATAGGCTCTGAGAAGGCACGTCCAAGCCGCAGATACGGACACAAAGGAGTGCACCAGTAA
- a CDS encoding LeuA family protein, whose translation MKLTDFFFKMPQLKTEPIIDDTTLRDGIQMPGLATSPKDAAKIAQMLCEIGVERLEVFHYQQPDKEAAKLIHNLNLPCRVAAWCRAVREDIDSALDLGFSEVGISHPVSHIHFAAKWPDKTADQLLANVVDVVEYAAKDHGLRVFVHGEDSTRADWAFEKKWVNAVADAGAECYRICDTVGIGLSDPEAPVMNGIPAKVKALKKETRIKALEIHAHDDFGNAVENTMAAIRAASGVWDKIYASTTYLGIGERAGNAETEKVLLNLYLQNGIQKYAGKTGLFKQAADFIGKATGFVIPPNKAIVGDYGFAHESGIHMHGVLNNSWTYEPYPPELVGNTRRLTIGKQSGKSGIKHKIVELTGNEPSDEQVATVVEKVKEIYANGRRASLNESEFKKILKVQKLMPENGNCNHLH comes from the coding sequence ATGAAATTGACCGATTTTTTCTTCAAAATGCCCCAACTAAAAACAGAACCCATAATCGATGATACCACCCTACGAGACGGCATCCAAATGCCTGGCCTAGCCACCTCACCCAAAGACGCCGCAAAAATAGCCCAAATGCTCTGCGAAATCGGAGTGGAACGTCTCGAAGTTTTCCACTATCAACAACCCGACAAAGAAGCAGCCAAACTCATCCACAACCTAAACCTGCCCTGCCGCGTTGCCGCATGGTGCCGAGCAGTCCGCGAAGACATCGACAGCGCATTAGACCTTGGGTTTAGCGAAGTGGGCATTTCACATCCAGTTTCCCACATCCATTTCGCCGCAAAATGGCCCGACAAAACCGCCGACCAGCTTTTGGCAAATGTGGTGGATGTGGTGGAGTACGCAGCAAAAGACCATGGACTGCGAGTTTTCGTGCATGGAGAAGACAGTACACGTGCGGATTGGGCGTTTGAGAAAAAATGGGTTAACGCAGTTGCAGATGCTGGCGCGGAATGTTACCGAATTTGTGACACGGTGGGTATTGGGCTTTCTGACCCTGAAGCGCCCGTGATGAACGGGATTCCTGCCAAAGTGAAGGCACTCAAAAAAGAAACCCGTATCAAAGCATTGGAGATTCATGCACATGACGACTTTGGGAACGCAGTGGAAAACACGATGGCAGCGATTCGTGCAGCGTCAGGGGTGTGGGACAAAATCTACGCCAGCACAACCTACCTTGGCATTGGGGAACGCGCAGGAAACGCCGAAACCGAAAAAGTTCTACTCAACCTCTACCTGCAGAACGGCATACAAAAATACGCGGGAAAAACCGGGCTGTTTAAGCAAGCAGCGGATTTCATCGGCAAAGCCACAGGGTTTGTGATTCCACCCAACAAAGCCATCGTGGGAGACTACGGGTTTGCACACGAATCCGGCATACACATGCACGGTGTTCTGAACAACAGCTGGACCTATGAGCCTTATCCGCCTGAATTGGTCGGCAACACCCGACGCTTAACCATCGGCAAACAGTCAGGCAAAAGCGGCATAAAACACAAAATCGTCGAACTAACCGGCAATGAACCATCGGATGAGCAAGTGGCTACGGTTGTGGAGAAGGTGAAAGAGATTTACGCCAATGGCAGACGGGCATCACTCAACGAAAGCGAATTCAAGAAAATCCTCAAAGTGCAGAAGTTGATGCCCGAAAACGGAAACTGCAACCACCTCCATTAA